From Fibrobacterota bacterium, the proteins below share one genomic window:
- the mprF gene encoding bifunctional lysylphosphatidylglycerol flippase/synthetase MprF, producing MPELISLKTQALARKVLPLLLAALFGVALYFIHHDLRSVHYHEIVKALRAIPASSVARGAFFTALSYAALTGYDALGCRFAGVSIPYPKIALSSFLAYVFSNNIGFGAVTGGLIRYRIYSLFGVSAVETAAIAGFAAVTFWIGLFAIGGLVLILEPLPWQIPVLGLGLRPLGFAMETVFLAYVGLAIGLRGRPLRIRRWERALPGPGLAIFQALVSALDWLAVAAAFYAMLPAELGISLPRAAGVYMAAQILAMLSHVPGGVGVFEAAVLLFIPHEGMRSALFGSLLAFRALYYLGPLALGGVTFAAFEAWNGRVWLGRRVAWVREFAAPMAPGVSSVMVFFAGIVLLLSGSTRGLPYRLEWLNRIFPLAVIETSHFLASLCGIALLLLARGLQLRLDSAFHMALWALGAGAVFSLAKGFDVEEACVLFSIGLILLPGRPYFNRRASIREQNFPAGWIAAIAISLMAALWLGLFSYKHVEYSQDLWWKFTLRGNASRFLRAEVGIASLLVFYGIWTAMRAARPSAAVSEPGPTALDHAQAIARAHWAAYGHLALVGDKTLLFSANGKAFIMFAASGRSCVAMGDPVGPEVEMPELIWAFKGLCDRYASHMVFYQVTQSHLPAYIDAGLSFLKLGEEALIPLADFSLEKKAFKPLRSNCTRAVREGVEFAVLPPEQVTEALPQLRLVSDSWLQDKGAREKGFSLGYFDQAYLARCAVAVARVEGRIAAFANLWRCDGKQELSVDLMRYAGDAPKGIMDFLFASILQYGRDQGYARFNLGMAPLSGLENRDLAPFWAKAASFVYQHGERFYNFQGLRHYKEKFDPIWEPRYLAAQGGMAMPRVLANVTTLISGGLKGAIGK from the coding sequence TTGCCGGAATTGATTTCCCTGAAAACCCAGGCCCTGGCCCGCAAGGTCCTTCCGTTGTTGCTGGCCGCGCTGTTCGGGGTCGCGCTTTATTTCATCCACCATGATTTGCGATCGGTTCACTACCACGAGATCGTCAAGGCCCTGCGGGCCATTCCGGCGTCATCCGTGGCCCGGGGAGCCTTCTTTACCGCCCTGTCCTACGCCGCCCTCACCGGCTACGATGCCTTGGGCTGCCGCTTCGCCGGCGTCAGCATTCCCTACCCGAAGATCGCCCTCAGCTCTTTCCTGGCCTACGTTTTCAGCAACAACATCGGCTTCGGGGCGGTGACCGGCGGCTTGATCCGCTACCGCATCTACTCCCTGTTCGGCGTCAGCGCGGTGGAGACGGCGGCCATCGCCGGCTTCGCGGCGGTCACCTTCTGGATCGGCCTCTTCGCCATCGGGGGCCTGGTCTTGATCCTCGAACCCTTGCCCTGGCAGATACCTGTGCTGGGCCTGGGGCTGCGCCCTCTGGGCTTCGCGATGGAAACCGTTTTCCTGGCCTATGTGGGCCTGGCGATCGGATTGCGCGGGCGTCCCTTGCGCATCCGCCGATGGGAACGCGCGCTGCCGGGACCAGGCCTGGCCATCTTCCAAGCGCTGGTATCGGCATTGGATTGGCTTGCCGTCGCTGCCGCCTTCTACGCCATGCTGCCGGCGGAACTGGGGATCAGCCTGCCGCGGGCGGCGGGCGTCTACATGGCGGCCCAGATCCTGGCGATGTTGAGCCACGTCCCCGGCGGGGTGGGCGTGTTCGAAGCCGCGGTCCTGCTCTTCATCCCGCATGAGGGGATGCGCAGCGCCCTGTTCGGATCGTTGTTGGCTTTCCGGGCGCTCTACTACCTGGGTCCGCTGGCGCTGGGAGGCGTCACCTTCGCCGCCTTCGAGGCTTGGAACGGCCGCGTCTGGCTCGGGCGTCGCGTCGCCTGGGTGCGGGAGTTCGCGGCCCCCATGGCGCCGGGGGTTTCTTCGGTCATGGTGTTCTTCGCCGGCATCGTGCTCTTGCTTTCGGGTTCGACCCGCGGCCTACCCTACCGCCTGGAGTGGCTGAACCGGATTTTCCCCTTGGCCGTGATCGAAACCTCGCACTTCCTGGCCAGCCTATGCGGTATCGCCCTACTCCTATTGGCGCGAGGCTTGCAGCTACGCTTGGATTCCGCCTTCCACATGGCCCTATGGGCGCTCGGCGCGGGCGCCGTTTTCTCCTTGGCGAAGGGGTTCGACGTGGAGGAAGCCTGCGTGCTGTTCTCCATCGGGTTGATCCTCCTTCCCGGCCGGCCCTACTTCAACCGGCGCGCTTCCATCCGCGAACAGAATTTCCCCGCCGGCTGGATCGCGGCCATCGCCATTTCCCTGATGGCGGCCCTATGGCTGGGCCTGTTTTCCTACAAGCACGTCGAATACAGCCAGGATTTATGGTGGAAATTCACCCTGCGCGGCAATGCCTCGCGCTTCCTGCGCGCCGAAGTGGGCATAGCCAGCCTCCTGGTGTTCTACGGGATCTGGACGGCCATGCGCGCCGCCCGGCCTTCGGCGGCGGTTTCCGAACCGGGCCCGACGGCACTCGATCATGCGCAGGCCATCGCCCGCGCCCACTGGGCCGCTTATGGCCATCTGGCCCTGGTGGGGGACAAGACCCTACTCTTCAGCGCCAACGGCAAGGCTTTCATCATGTTCGCGGCCTCGGGCCGCTCCTGCGTGGCCATGGGCGATCCCGTGGGTCCTGAAGTGGAAATGCCCGAGCTCATCTGGGCCTTCAAGGGCCTCTGCGATCGCTACGCGTCGCATATGGTTTTCTACCAGGTCACCCAATCGCACTTGCCCGCCTATATCGATGCGGGGCTTTCCTTCCTGAAACTCGGGGAGGAGGCCCTGATTCCCTTGGCGGATTTTTCCCTCGAGAAAAAGGCGTTCAAGCCTTTGCGCTCCAATTGCACCCGGGCCGTCCGGGAAGGCGTCGAATTCGCCGTGCTGCCGCCCGAGCAGGTAACCGAAGCGTTACCCCAGCTGCGGCTGGTATCCGATTCCTGGCTGCAGGACAAGGGCGCCCGCGAAAAAGGCTTTTCCCTGGGCTATTTCGACCAGGCATATCTGGCGCGCTGCGCGGTGGCGGTGGCGCGCGTGGAAGGCCGGATCGCCGCCTTCGCGAATTTGTGGCGCTGCGATGGCAAGCAGGAGCTCTCCGTCGACCTGATGCGCTACGCGGGCGACGCCCCCAAGGGGATCATGGACTTCCTGTTCGCCTCCATCCTGCAATACGGGCGGGATCAAGGTTATGCCCGCTTCAACCTGGGGATGGCGCCGCTCTCGGGCCTGGAGAACCGCGATTTGGCTCCCTTCTGGGCCAAGGCCGCGTCCTTCGTATACCAGCATGGGGAACGCTTCTACAACTTCCAGGGCCTGCGGCATTACAAGGAGAAGTTCGATCCGATCTGGGAGCCCCGTTACCTGGCCGCCCAAGGCGGCATGGCGATGCCGAGGGTGCTCGCCAACGTCACGACCCTGATCTCGGGAGGATTGAAAGGGGCCATAGGGAAATGA
- a CDS encoding helix-turn-helix transcriptional regulator produces the protein MTTTSTVRALALGPKPPAPALREALRPQVTGRFPGSDRVIAIQPARLPEAFIGAADDASGMDRVMGYLSEHFRENVPMKALADLVRLSLRQFHRNFKKQFGMPPNQFLIRMRVMAARDMLVSDKRPVAKIAYDLGFADDTLFIRQFKARMGMTPLQYRKANR, from the coding sequence TTGACCACTACTTCGACCGTGCGCGCCTTGGCTCTCGGCCCGAAGCCGCCGGCACCGGCCCTCCGCGAGGCATTGCGGCCCCAGGTAACCGGAAGGTTTCCCGGTTCCGATCGCGTGATCGCGATCCAACCCGCGCGCCTTCCGGAAGCCTTCATCGGCGCGGCCGATGATGCCTCGGGAATGGATCGCGTCATGGGATACCTGAGCGAACATTTCCGCGAGAACGTTCCCATGAAGGCGCTCGCCGACCTGGTCCGCCTCTCCTTGCGGCAGTTCCACCGGAACTTCAAGAAGCAGTTCGGGATGCCCCCGAACCAGTTCCTGATCCGGATGCGGGTGATGGCCGCGCGGGACATGCTGGTATCGGACAAGCGCCCCGTCGCCAAAATCGCCTATGACCTGGGTTTCGCGGACGACACCCTGTTCATCCGGCAATTCAAGGCGCGGATGGGCATGACTCCGCTGCAGTACCGTAAAGCCAACCGCTAA
- a CDS encoding virulence factor family protein — MKAVVCLSLCLGISFYRTASAESFHYSPFGDVRVFRGASVPERVALLISGAAGWGPRDSALARGLADSGNAWILGVDMRVYLRDMASTHGKCAYCAADFDGLSHFGQKLLGLSDYRMPVLIGSAEGGAMAYAILAQSPPATFAGAVSLGFCPRLVSPKRLCPGTGLTARDRREGTEMDLLPFPGLSQPWTILLDTTRGGGPVGSPREGSGGSQNACAVDSANAFVAVIAKAKAIDLPDTSWLTAVRSATRAFARIAPGGAPPEPRASGLPRELPLVEVPAEGPRAPFFAILLTGDGGWAGIDRDLAKQLSRRGIPVVGWNSLKYLWKRKSEARASQDLAEVIQAYGERWHASKVALLGYSLGADGLPAMAARLPDSLKQRISLIGLMGVETRYDLEFHITEWIPGKPEGVPVLPELRKLKGLHIICVYGTDEKGSLCPELAKNEADKSLAEVKSFTGGHHFGGDYKALADALFPPVP, encoded by the coding sequence ATGAAAGCCGTCGTTTGCCTGTCCCTCTGCCTCGGGATTTCGTTTTACCGTACAGCCTCCGCGGAATCGTTCCACTACTCCCCCTTCGGCGACGTGCGGGTATTCCGCGGGGCCTCGGTGCCCGAACGCGTCGCGTTGTTGATTTCCGGTGCGGCCGGCTGGGGCCCCCGCGACTCGGCGCTCGCGCGCGGACTGGCCGATTCGGGGAATGCATGGATCCTGGGCGTGGACATGCGGGTCTACCTGCGCGACATGGCCTCCACCCACGGCAAATGCGCCTATTGCGCCGCCGATTTCGACGGCCTCAGCCATTTCGGCCAGAAGCTGCTGGGCCTCTCCGATTACCGGATGCCCGTCTTGATCGGCTCAGCCGAAGGCGGCGCCATGGCTTACGCGATCCTGGCCCAGTCCCCGCCCGCCACCTTCGCCGGCGCCGTGAGCCTGGGCTTCTGCCCTCGGCTGGTTTCGCCTAAGCGGCTTTGCCCGGGCACGGGCTTGACCGCGCGGGATCGGCGCGAAGGCACGGAGATGGACTTGCTGCCTTTCCCGGGCCTGAGCCAACCGTGGACGATCCTCCTGGACACGACCCGGGGCGGAGGTCCGGTCGGAAGCCCGCGCGAAGGATCGGGCGGAAGCCAAAACGCATGCGCCGTCGATAGCGCCAATGCATTCGTTGCCGTGATCGCGAAAGCGAAAGCGATCGATTTGCCGGACACCTCTTGGCTTACCGCGGTGCGGTCGGCTACGCGCGCTTTCGCCCGCATCGCTCCCGGAGGCGCCCCGCCCGAACCCCGGGCTTCCGGCCTGCCGCGGGAACTCCCGTTGGTGGAAGTGCCCGCCGAAGGCCCGCGGGCTCCCTTCTTCGCCATCCTCCTTACCGGTGACGGAGGTTGGGCCGGCATCGATCGCGATCTCGCCAAGCAGCTCTCCCGGCGGGGAATCCCGGTGGTGGGATGGAATTCGCTCAAGTACTTGTGGAAGCGGAAAAGCGAAGCGCGCGCGTCGCAGGATCTGGCGGAAGTGATCCAAGCCTATGGCGAGCGCTGGCATGCCTCAAAGGTCGCGCTCCTTGGCTATAGCCTGGGCGCGGACGGGCTCCCGGCCATGGCGGCCCGGCTGCCGGACTCCCTCAAGCAGAGGATCTCCCTCATCGGGCTAATGGGCGTGGAGACCCGCTACGATCTGGAATTCCACATCACCGAATGGATCCCCGGGAAACCCGAAGGCGTGCCGGTCCTTCCGGAGTTGCGCAAGCTGAAGGGCCTGCATATCATTTGCGTTTACGGAACCGACGAAAAAGGGAGCCTCTGCCCGGAGCTCGCCAAGAACGAAGCGGACAAGTCCTTGGCGGAAGTGAAATCCTTCACCGGGGGGCATCATTTCGGGGGCGATTACAAAGCCTTGGCCGATGCGCTGTTTCCGCCTGTGCCTTGA
- a CDS encoding PEP-CTERM sorting domain-containing protein translates to MASPNLPRLFFSAAALILTAAARPQAVPLYYSFTGQVVYSTLSEYPLGMDVTYVFRVDRSAPGYTVDGQGQSQAMADYVEEPDYFTKYFLADYIGGNILPSDNPASENKESSHYGMDIMRYQDEIFSALRGSNSDASGMDLLDIWSSDAMFEDWQVGKIVQGENFVQNGPGVENSTYSSSLVLSSIDTRNPLEAPAVPEPSAYALFALGLAGLCLSLRGVRSKGR, encoded by the coding sequence ATGGCTTCCCCAAATCTCCCCCGACTGTTTTTTTCCGCGGCCGCTTTGATCCTCACGGCCGCGGCCCGCCCGCAAGCCGTTCCCCTGTACTATTCCTTCACGGGCCAAGTAGTCTATTCCACCCTGTCCGAGTACCCCTTGGGAATGGACGTAACCTACGTGTTTCGGGTGGATCGAAGCGCCCCGGGATACACCGTCGATGGCCAAGGCCAGTCCCAGGCGATGGCGGATTACGTCGAGGAGCCGGACTATTTCACCAAGTATTTCCTGGCGGACTACATCGGCGGAAACATCCTCCCCAGCGACAATCCCGCTTCCGAGAACAAAGAGTCGTCCCATTACGGGATGGACATCATGCGCTATCAGGACGAGATCTTCAGCGCCTTGCGCGGGAGCAACTCCGATGCGAGCGGCATGGATTTGCTGGACATATGGTCCTCCGACGCCATGTTCGAAGATTGGCAGGTAGGGAAGATCGTCCAAGGGGAGAATTTCGTACAGAACGGGCCGGGAGTAGAGAATAGCACCTACAGCTCGTCCCTTGTGCTCTCATCCATCGATACGCGCAACCCTCTGGAGGCTCCGGCCGTTCCCGAGCCCTCCGCCTACGCCCTCTTCGCCCTCGGCCTCGCGGGCCTGTGCCTGTCCTTGCGCGGCGTCCGCTCCAAAGGCCGCTGA
- a CDS encoding FAD-dependent oxidoreductase has protein sequence MHPNHRDSTSGAKVSIWTRSAGMPKYPVAPEGLAPDVCVIGAGITGLSVAYTLAEQGASVVVIDDGAVGSGETGRTSAHLASAVDDHYTEIESMHGPEAARIVARSHSDAIARIEAIAAVEGIECGFERVPGYLFSAAGGEVEFLDRELAAARRAGLPARKAARAPIPLFDTGPAIEFDAQAQFHPLLYLAGLAEAVERRGGRIYTAHAAEIRGGSDALVGLRSGHAIHPKAIVVATNVPVNDRFTMHTKLMPHRTYVIAAHVPEGLPKALLWDTADPYHYVRLAAGADNAPGQDLLVVGGEDHPVGQAEDFDSRYAHLENWMRSRWPEAGVVHARWSGQIVETLDGLAYIGRNPGDHDNVFIATGDSGNGLTHGTIAGLILPELISGRLHAWASTYDPARKSLKAAGEFGRHNLKVAARLAADWVKGHTVKEEETIPIGSGAVIRKGMQHIAIYRDENGEAHRMSAVCPHLKCIVTWNASERTWDCPCHGSRFDCRGHVLNGPSISDLEHLTSAEHRAAPPVA, from the coding sequence ATGCATCCGAACCATCGCGACAGCACATCGGGAGCCAAGGTTTCCATTTGGACCCGTTCCGCCGGCATGCCCAAATATCCCGTCGCGCCCGAAGGCCTCGCGCCCGACGTCTGCGTGATCGGGGCCGGGATCACCGGGCTTAGCGTTGCCTATACCTTGGCCGAGCAAGGCGCTTCGGTGGTTGTCATCGACGATGGGGCGGTGGGGAGCGGCGAAACCGGTCGCACCTCTGCCCATCTCGCCAGCGCCGTCGACGATCATTATACCGAGATCGAATCCATGCACGGCCCGGAGGCCGCGCGCATCGTGGCCCGCAGCCATTCCGACGCCATCGCGCGCATCGAGGCCATCGCGGCCGTCGAGGGCATCGAGTGCGGCTTCGAGCGCGTGCCCGGTTATCTCTTTTCCGCTGCCGGCGGGGAAGTGGAATTCTTGGATCGAGAGTTGGCGGCGGCCCGGCGCGCGGGCTTGCCGGCGCGGAAGGCCGCACGCGCGCCCATTCCCCTTTTCGATACCGGCCCGGCGATCGAATTCGACGCGCAGGCCCAATTCCATCCCCTGTTGTACCTGGCGGGCCTGGCCGAGGCGGTGGAACGCCGGGGCGGCCGCATCTACACCGCGCATGCCGCGGAAATCCGGGGAGGCTCCGACGCGCTGGTGGGTTTGCGTTCGGGCCATGCCATCCATCCCAAAGCCATCGTGGTGGCCACCAACGTCCCCGTCAACGATCGCTTCACCATGCATACCAAGCTCATGCCGCATCGCACCTACGTGATCGCCGCGCATGTTCCCGAAGGGCTGCCCAAAGCATTGCTATGGGATACGGCCGATCCTTACCATTACGTGCGGCTGGCGGCGGGGGCCGATAACGCGCCGGGGCAGGACCTGCTGGTGGTGGGCGGCGAGGATCATCCGGTGGGCCAGGCGGAAGATTTCGATTCCCGCTATGCGCATCTGGAAAACTGGATGCGATCGCGTTGGCCCGAGGCGGGCGTGGTGCATGCGCGCTGGTCGGGTCAGATCGTGGAAACCCTGGACGGACTGGCCTACATCGGCCGCAACCCCGGCGATCACGACAACGTTTTCATCGCGACCGGGGATTCGGGCAACGGGCTTACCCACGGGACCATCGCCGGCTTGATCCTGCCCGAATTGATAAGCGGCCGTCTGCATGCCTGGGCTTCCACCTACGATCCCGCGCGTAAAAGCCTGAAGGCGGCGGGAGAGTTCGGCCGGCATAACCTCAAGGTGGCGGCCCGTCTGGCGGCCGATTGGGTAAAAGGCCATACGGTGAAGGAAGAAGAAACCATCCCGATCGGCAGCGGGGCGGTGATCCGCAAGGGAATGCAGCATATCGCCATCTACCGCGACGAGAACGGCGAAGCGCATCGCATGTCGGCGGTTTGCCCCCATCTTAAATGCATTGTCACCTGGAACGCCTCGGAGCGGACCTGGGATTGCCCTTGCCATGGATCGCGCTTCGATTGCCGCGGCCATGTGCTGAACGGTCCCTCCATCTCCGATTTAGAGCACTTAACCTCCGCCGAGCACCGCGCCGCGCCCCCGGTCGCCTGA
- a CDS encoding fibro-slime domain-containing protein: protein MAMDKAMIGGLAAVMALAGCGKLGFLGPIKDSKDTRNHIDVVAKVRDFKEGNPTSTDNTHPHFNQGVAACEAHLAGIFTVLPDLSTGGGKDPSFPGDERTPVLAPLDSMPVNVSRCFEPADRFTDWFEDRGQDVNRPFLYTMKFEQDDNTGYYVFQENQFFPLDKDQGARKEADSGPDPFGYLQSGTKDGVDLSTHNYGFTLEFHATFTYRQGERQFLSARGDDDVWAFVNGHRAIDLGGIHSAESDSVSLDDKAGAFGLADKSQYSLDFYFAERSVASSTLDIVTNLEFSPLKP, encoded by the coding sequence ATGGCGATGGATAAGGCGATGATTGGAGGCCTGGCGGCCGTCATGGCGCTCGCAGGTTGCGGCAAGCTGGGTTTCCTGGGACCCATCAAGGACAGCAAGGACACCAGGAACCATATTGATGTGGTGGCCAAGGTCCGGGATTTCAAGGAAGGCAATCCCACCTCCACGGACAACACCCACCCGCATTTCAACCAAGGCGTGGCCGCCTGCGAGGCCCACCTCGCGGGCATATTCACCGTCCTTCCGGATCTCTCCACCGGCGGCGGCAAGGATCCCTCTTTTCCCGGTGACGAACGGACTCCGGTGCTGGCGCCTCTGGATAGCATGCCCGTCAACGTTTCGCGATGCTTCGAGCCGGCTGATCGCTTCACGGATTGGTTCGAGGATCGCGGCCAAGACGTGAACCGCCCCTTCCTGTATACCATGAAATTCGAGCAGGACGATAATACCGGTTACTACGTCTTCCAGGAGAACCAGTTTTTCCCCTTGGACAAGGATCAAGGCGCCAGGAAGGAAGCCGATTCCGGTCCCGACCCTTTCGGATATCTGCAGAGCGGGACCAAGGATGGCGTCGACCTCTCCACCCACAACTATGGCTTCACCTTGGAATTCCACGCGACCTTCACCTACAGGCAGGGAGAGCGCCAGTTCCTTTCCGCACGCGGCGATGATGATGTGTGGGCCTTCGTGAACGGCCACCGCGCCATCGATCTGGGCGGCATCCATTCGGCGGAGTCCGATTCGGTTTCCTTGGACGACAAAGCCGGCGCCTTCGGGCTAGCGGATAAGAGCCAGTACTCTCTCGACTTTTATTTCGCCGAGCGCTCGGTGGCCTCATCCACATTGGACATCGTCACCAACCTGGAATTCTCCCCCTTAAAACCCTGA